One window of Siniperca chuatsi isolate FFG_IHB_CAS linkage group LG15, ASM2008510v1, whole genome shotgun sequence genomic DNA carries:
- the LOC122862376 gene encoding homeobox protein SIX6, whose product MFQLPILNFSPQQVAGVCETLEESGDIERLGRFLWSLPVAPAACEVLNKNESVLRARAVVAFHTGNFRELYHILENHKFTKESHTKLQALWLEAHYQEAEKLRGRPLGPVDKYRVRKKFPLPRTIWDGEQKTHCFKERTRHLLREWYLQDPYPNPSKKRELAQATGLTPTQVGNWFKNRRQRDRAAAAKNRLQQQVLSGGSVRSLADEDGTVDRLGNSSSPEASLSSKAAASAISITSSDSECDI is encoded by the exons ATGTTTCAGCTGCCCATCTTGAATTTCAGCCCCCAGCAGGTCGCCGGGGTCTGCGAGACTCTGGAGGAGAGCGGGGACATCGAGCGCCTCGGCCGCTTCCTCTGGTCGCTGCCCGTCGCGCCAGCGGCCTGCGAGGTCCTCAACAAAAACGAGTCGGTGCTGAGGGCCCGGGCCGTCGTCGCCTTCCACACCGGTAATTTCCGTGAACTTTACCACATCCTGGAGAACCACAAGTTCACCAAAGAGTCGCACACGAAGCTGCAGGCGCTGTGGCTCGAAGCGCACTACCAGGAGGCTGAGAAGCTGCGGGGACGCCCGCTGGGGCCGGTGGACAAATACAGGGTGCGGAAGAAGTTCCCCCTACCTAGAACCATATGGGATGGAGAGCAGAAAACCCACTGCTTCAAGGAGAGAACCCGGCACTTGTTAAGAGAATGGTATTTGCAGGATCCCTACCCGAACCCCAGTAAAAAGAGGGAGCTTGCACAGGCTACAGGACTTACACCCACACAAGTAGGAAACTGGTTCAAAAATcgcagacaaagagacagagcagCGGCTGCGAAGAACAG GCTCCAGCAGCAGGTCCTGTCCGGCGGCTCGGTTCGCTCCCTGGCGGACGAGGACGGCACCGTGGACCGCCTGGGGAACTCGTCCAGTCCGGAGGCCAGTCTGTCCAGCAAAGCAGCCGCCTCGGCCATCTCCATCACCTCCAGCGACAGTGAATGTGACATCTGA